The following coding sequences lie in one Candidatus Nitrospira allomarina genomic window:
- a CDS encoding SnoaL-like domain-containing protein has protein sequence MTTQTALNLQDRLEDLFAYIREGRILDAINEFYADDAAMQENNESPTVGRSANLEREKQFLSTVKKWQRFDVTAKGVGKDVTFYETVMDWIARDGTPVHVEQVVVAKWQDGKIIHERYYHT, from the coding sequence ATGACCACACAAACTGCCCTTAACCTTCAAGACAGACTGGAGGACTTGTTTGCATACATCCGGGAAGGCCGCATTCTGGATGCCATCAATGAATTCTATGCGGACGATGCGGCGATGCAGGAAAACAATGAGTCCCCGACGGTGGGGCGCAGTGCCAATTTGGAACGGGAGAAACAATTTCTCAGCACGGTGAAAAAATGGCAACGGTTCGATGTCACGGCCAAAGGCGTGGGCAAGGATGTGACATTTTATGAAACCGTCATGGATTGGATCGCAAGGGATGGTACGCCGGTTCATGTTGAACAGGTGGTGGTCGCCAAATGGCAGGACGGCAAGATCATCCATGAGCGGTATTACCACACCTAA